A stretch of Scheffersomyces stipitis CBS 6054 chromosome 2, complete sequence DNA encodes these proteins:
- the ADD3.2 gene encoding ATP-dependent DNA helicase codes for MTSKTIIIPKPSNAQISLSQSLSNNETPMSTQAPGYSSCNPINLDSESNSESDSNFEDALNDFSQKDIKCENSNGEHIWQIPQTYRQSPQSYRQSPQSYMQSSPSSTMQATPTKTNSSKDKFDYLAKNSFVFVESLGYFYSEKGQFFVSSDSRYADYKLSTKSKQSYLDFIRKTTKQSPYYNQIERESNIVNVATIPNPIPGIDVVDFAFCDTCKETRNVGRLPVKCPSHGYMRRGEGYKVESGGFFLLKEYQRRPSLPDTPPPSTPNVTVRSPARLCSSPIFDRSFFINRELMGSRFTNRALQVQLKGSLITNMCVSQCENMTANAFLQKYANIVYIPYVGLYWHEHKCMFLVRNSAIVRNSLSTIIDRYMFLEIHMQAVLLNSNYWHLLTGFNALVETAKTIIWLNEPLQGIEPLVIHYCPNCINSAITDGRCEVDNLNALTGMGYRMEQGSIFLLKSSGEMTGQRRNASESEYIASDSDALFVGEDDLRSVDLASDMETFTVDDVQEGDFRSFDEASDSDIDFADDNVQEDEELIDLAIDNVTESHNDESEISAYDTDDDYDNEHGSDEDLLYDNGLVSNSTVSGWSQLKSKGIIRINNLVWSRGKNHFLDISSSTFRSFLSESVSHAQCTQMLEHIQEYIEAMPQYYRLPEGTKGRTFEISRAFSRLPPTIHTYCSECGFVIGFNENNENIRSTTRHAKNTGHDRFISREGYAIKAATGFNLLVIFGSNETISTGELEDSDFDDEELVIPSFEDESETNHEYIVEPYSTDEEETDCEQESRTLPPPTQEEQNVVAELLEESHSLVYDPIHCLYYYITNERYIDVDARFFKNILEEIGDGKSRIRNLVERVISTQIIDSSKFQNKITRGHIYWSQNISQVASSKKLCYCKQCYQVFKTKTAFSRHRRERASMVDREYAGHDKRGDFQGYLIERPRGLYYAIGIQDEAVAAAEAEAAAVAEAVAVAGAEAEDEAQAQAAAPVQDSTGPSRQWVMGGPGWTVEEYEGKVKWLEGKLGMAPDQYLARHNYLLVKELGLYYDFKQKWFRSISHRLVRKVFFGGLMSSVRNVLISYMLHNMGRKYEYMLAPSHHQHVVTLEAAVKYDGPVVVVEDGIEKHLDFKLVDNCVQPTKYYMCHVCKFISHHARVSIHIKQAKHQREEGPEKHIVYGYSVRNAEAKTNYFRIQDSSLVDNFFKPTKSIPDLRSVDPFLSRYKAHEYTKYRSFLNKSGDKRWPRLVQLCKTYVSKKRLSLTPGSSLSVLITNSRFCSTPNSASPYGPMLARFLYVAMKMCELKEHQAMKDFDQVFCANKKQGLRRFFSQMKIFGVFWLLSPVQVLQEDDANCMEDVFMRSLMVCLIDEAGVGFKITSYRCDFCCAVLFAFKCIAVDVMKKDESYIYPFVQDCNKTGSISLNFGRFCKFNNELHSLSPRTIGRTIQVMRVGDKVKINGFEVALDDIKRWVHAAIEQYVLETQELFKDIILTPAMAMHEMVAAQKKRVVGVPMTGYRWDQRDIDTCLENNSVDKSDSKSLQYCRRRLSRLNDFLFYMILLTCGSPYRLTELYSVLIRDAHRLGSNVFVADGMLGLFTNNGKNTMKYSRVRPIVKMLPEEVSECLAHYIYFVRPFEHKLVEYEEQTGSMNVTEFENLSDKYKLHLFMGEKNIKSSTVLGKSFRQFMASTTPYLRGLNYGEIRQVLSYLVAENVSGMVGLQIIIDKALAEQAGHSFNRFVESYATNRDGYNHVMLRRMRDCSAAWHKCLEMSTLQIFSPSIWIEDEPPKLTGEELLDAGRQMFGQHFKFKKGQQRAASDVANCFSMTVAINSGKTTCCIIAMLAELSFSRRQSERGRKIHLVTILVVPYISILNSTIRQLTELGFKVRTFRGVDASVNDYDVLLMSVEDGQLRYLNQVIRYFESTAHQGRSFLRRVVIDDAHILQMKDFVVDGNRNVPVVFLTSFLPQVSDNSMRTLFSLNRLGRVSSQEPSLPHKEYILFKKPNTASINQMILNRVRSLGSALVLVQSNVDVLYLEHVLDEEDVLCIGICGEPQSRTAALNKMVRENIKVVVATAQAMVGLDEFEARTVLFAYSIKDPIELLVGSQLSSGKVEMVLYNTSSSKFQRDLLDSCVNIILMRHMRLTEESCYDAGKEQCHFCVNKRRRLEEIG; via the coding sequence AtgacttcaaaaacaattATAATTCCAAAACCCTCCAATGCTCAAATATCGCTCTCTCAGTCATTGTCGAATAATGAAACCCCAATGAGTACTCAAGCACCAGGCTATTCAAGTTGTAATCCAATAAATTTGGATCTGGAACTGAATCTGGAGCTGGATCTGAACTTCGAAGATGCTTTAAATGACTTCAGTCAAAAAGATATCAAATGTGAAAATTCCAACGGTGAGCACATTTGGCAGATCCCCCAAACATATAGGCAGAGTCCCCAATCGTATAGACAGAGTCCTCAATCGTATATGCAGAGTCTGCCAAGTTCTACAATGCAAGCTACTCCAACAAAGACTAATCTGTCAAAAGACAAATTTGActacttggccaagaatTCCTTTGTGTTTGTTGAGTCTCTTGGATACTTCTACCTGGAAAAAGGACAGTTTTTTGTCTCGTCAGATTCGAGATATGCAGACTACAAGTTAAGCACAAAGTCGAAGCAAAGCTATCTTGACTTCATTAGGAAAACAACAAAACAATCACCTTATTATAACCAAATAGAACGTGAGTCAAATATTGTCAATGTGGCTACTATTCCAAACCCGATCCCTGGCATTGATGTAGTAGACTTCGCCTTTTGTGATACCTGtaaagaaaccagaaatgTTGGCCGTCTCCCGGTCAAATGCCCCAGTCATGGATACATGAGAAGAGGAGAAGGCTATAAAGTGGAACTGGGGGGgttttttcttttgaaaGAATACCAACGTAGACCTTCCTTACCAGATACTCCTCCGCCAAGCACTCCAAATGTGACAGTTCGAAGTCCAGCCAgactttgttcttctccCATCTTCGATCGTTCTTTTTTCATAAATAGGGAACTAATGGGCTCTCGCTTCACCAATAGAGCCTTACAAGTCCAATTGAAGGGTTCTCTAATCACCAATATGTGTGTGAGTCAATGCGAAAATATGACCGCTAATGCCTTTTTGCAAAAATATGCCAATATCGTATACATTCCTTATGTGGGGTTATACTGGCACGAACACAAATGTATGTTTTTGGTTAGAAACTCCGCAATTGTTCGCAACTCGTTGTCTACTATCATTGACAGATACATGTTTCTAGAAATACATATGCAAGCAGTATTATTGAATTCCAACTACTGGCATTTATTAACCGGCTTTAATGCATTGGTCGAGACAGCAAAAACAATTATTTGGTTGAACGAACCCCTTCAAGGCATAGAGCCTTTAGTGATCCACTACTGCCCTAATTGTATCAATTCGGCTATCACCGATGGCCGTTGTGAAGTCGATAATCTAAATGCTCTAACTGGGATGGGATACAGAATGGAGCAGGGGTCAATTTTCTTATTGAAACTGAGTGGAGAAATGACAGGCCAAAGGAGAAATGCTTCTGAATCCGAATATATTGCCTCTGATTCGGATGCTCTTTTCGTTGGCGAAGATGATTTAAGGTCGGTAGACTTAGCTTCTGATATGGAAACCTTTACAGTAGATgatgttcaagaaggagaCTTTAGGTCATTTGATGAAgcttctgattctgatatTGACTTTGCAGATGATaatgttcaagaagatgaagaattgattgaCCTTGCAATAGATAATGTTACTGAATCGCATAATGATGAATCAGAGATTTCAGCCTATGACACTGATGATGACTATGATAATGAGCATGGTTCGGACGAAGATTTATTGTATGATAATGGCCTTGTCAGTAACTCCACTGTTAGTGGATGGTCTCAGTTGAAAAGTAAAGGTATTATTCgaatcaacaatcttgTTTGGCTGAGAGGGAAAAATCACTTTCTTGACATCTCCTCTAGTACTTTCAGGTCATTTCTCCTGGAAAGTGTGTCACATGCACAGTGTACCCAGATGTTAGAACACATTCAGGAATACATCGAAGCCATGCCTCAGTACTACAGACTTCCAGAAGGTACCAAGGGTAGGACATTTGAAATTTCCCGAGCCTTTTCAAGACTCCCTCCAACAATACATACGTACTGTTCGGAATGTGGATTTGTAATAGGATTCAATGAGAACAATGAAAACATAAGAAGCACTACTCGTCACGCAAAGAATACTGGACATGATAGATTCATCAGTCGCGAAGGATATGCAATCAAGGCTGCAACGGgattcaatctcttggtTATATTTGGGTCCAACGAAACAATCAGTACAggagaattggaagataGCGACTTcgatgatgaagagttAGTTATTCCTTCATTCGAAGACGAACTGGAGACTAATCATGAATACATAGTGGAGCCGTACTCGACAGACGAGGAGGAAACTGACTGCGAACAAGAGTCCCGAACTCTTCCACCTCCAACTCAGGAAGAACAAAACGTAGTCGCTGAACTATTGGAGGAATCCCACAGCCTAGTTTACGATCCAATCCACTGTTTATACTACTATATAACAAACGAACGTTATATTGACGTGGATGCAAggtttttcaagaacatattggaagaaattggGGACGGCAAAAGTCGTATTCGAAACTTGGTGGAGCGTGTCATTAGCACTCAAATCATTGACTCCAGCAAATTCCAGAACAAGATAACAAGAGGCCATATCTACTGGAGTCAAAATATTTCCCAAGTTGCTAGCTCGAAGAAGTTATGCTATTGTAAACAGTGCTATCAGGTTTTTAAAACAAAAACTGCCTTTTCTAGGCACAGGCGCGAACGTGCAAGCATGGTCGACAGAGAATATGCTGGTCATGATAAAAGAGGGGATTTTCAAGGATATCTTATAGAGCGACCAAGGGGCCTATATTATGCAATTGGAATTCAAGATGAAGCCGTAGCTGCagctgaagctgaagcCGCAGCTGTAGCCGAAGCCGTAGCTGTAGCCGGAGCCGAAGCCGAAGACGAAGCTCAGGCACAAGCTGCTGCACCTGTTCAAGATAGTACGGGACCGAGTAGGCAATGGGTTATGGGGGGACCCGGGTGGACGGTAGAAGAATACGAAGGCAAGGTAAAGTGGTTAGAGGGCAAGCTAGGTATGGCACCCGACCAATACTTGGCCAGGCACAACTATTTGCTAGTGAAGGAGCTTGGCTTATACTACGATTTTAAGCAGAAGTGGTTCCGAAGTATATCGCACAGGTTGGTGAGGAAGGTTTTCTTTGGCGGCTTAATGCTGTCGGTGAGGAATGTGTTAATATCTTACATGCTCCACAATATGGGTAGGAAGTATGAATACATGTTGGCACCCAGTCACCATCAACACGTCGTAACTTTGGAAGCAGCAGTAAAATATGACGGCCCAGTGgtggttgttgaagatggcaTCGAAAAGCATCTCgatttcaagttggtagaTAACTGCGTGCAGCCAACTAAATACTACATGTGTCATGTGTGTAAGTTCATTTCTCACCACGCCAGGGTTTCCATTCATATCAAACAAGCCAAGCACCAACGAGAAGAGGGACCTGAAAAACATATTGTCTATGGTTACAGTGTTCGAAACGCAGAGGCCAAGACGAATTACTTCCGAATTCAAGATCTGAGCTTAGTGgataattttttcaaaCCAACAAAGAGCATTCCTGACTTGCGAAGTGTAGATCCATTTTTATCCAGATACAAAGCGCATGAGTATACAAAGTATCGCTCATTTTTAAACAAGTCTGGTGACAAAAGGTGGCCACGTTTGGTACAATTGTGTAAGACATATGTatcgaagaaaagattatCATTGACACCTGGGTCTTCGCTCTCAGTGCTCATCACAAATTCCAGGTTCTGTAGCACTCCAAACTCTGCCCTGCCATACGGACCCATGTTAGCTAGATTTCTCTATGTCGCCATGAAAATGTGTGAGTTGAAGGAACATCAAGCCATGAAAGACTTTGATCAAGTATTCTGTGCCAACAAAAAACAGGGATTACgaagatttttcagtcaaatgaagatattcGGGGTGTTCTGGTTGTTGTCTCCGGTGCAAGTGTTGCAGGAAGACGATGCAAACTGCATGGAAGATGTGTTTATGCGCAGTCTAATGGTGTGTCTAATTGACGAAGCAGGGGTCGGATTCAAAATCACGTCGTACCGGTGCGATTTCTGCTGCGCTGTACTTTTTGCATTCAAATGTATAGCTGTTGATGTGATGAAAAAAGACGAGTCATATATCTATCCTTTTGTTCAGGATTGTAACAAGACAGGGTCAATATCACTCAACTTTGGCCGATTTTGCAAGTTCAATAACGAGCTACATTCGTTAAGTCCTCGTACAATTGGAAGGACCATCCAAGTGATGCGTGTTGGAGACAAGGTCAAAATAAATGGATTTGAAGTAGCACTTGACGACATCAAAAGATGGGTGCATGCTGCTATTGAACAATATGTACTTGAAACTCAGGAACTTTTCAAGGACATCATCTTGACACCGGCTATGGCCATGCATGAAATGGTGGCGGCACAGAAAAAaagagttgttggagtGCCTATGACAGGTTACAGATGGGATCAAAGAGACATCGATACATGCTTGGAAAATAATCTGGTTGATAAGTCTGATAGCAAAAGTCTTCAGTATTGCCGACGCCGACTTTCTAGATTAAACGACTTTTTATTTTAtatgatcttgttgacgTGTGGGTCGCCTTATCGTTTAACAGAATTATACCTGGTGCTTATACGTGACGCACATAGATTGGGAAGTAATGTGTTTGTTGCTGATGGGATGCTTGGACTCTTtaccaacaatggaaaGAACACTATGAAATACAGTCGAGTACGTCCTATTGTCAAGATGCtaccagaagaagtgtCGGAGTGTTTGGCTCACTATATCTACTTTGTCAGGCCGTTCGAACATAAACTTGTGGAGTATGAAGAACAGACTGGTTCAATGAATGTCACTGAGTTTGAGAACCTCAGTGATAAATACAAGCTCCATTTATTCATGGGAGAAAAGAACATCAAAAGCAGTACTGTCCTTGGAAAGTCGTTCCGTCAGTTCAtggcttcaacaactccatATCTTAGAGGACTCAATTATGGGGAAATAAGACAGGTGCTTTCATATTTAGTTGCGGAGAATGTCTCTGGGATGGTTGGATTACAGATCATAATTGACAAGGCTCTTGCCGAACAGGCTGGGCATTCTTTTAATAGGTTTGTCGAAAGCTATGCCACAAATAGAGATGGATATAATCATGTCATGCTTCGACGAATGAGAGACTGTCTGGCAGCATGGCATAAGTGTTTGGAGATGTCCACTCTTCAAATATTTTCACCTAGTATATGGATTGAGGACGAACCACCTAAATTGACAGGTGAAGAACTTCTAGATGCTGGCAGACAGATGTTTGGGCAACACTTTAAGTTCAAGAAGGGGCAGCAACGGGCCGCGTCGGATGTGGCTAATTGCTTCAGTATGACGGTGGCCATTAACCTGGGAAAGACGACTTGTTGTATCATTGCGATGTTGGCGGAGCTTTCTTTCAGTCGTCGGCAGTCCGAACGAGGTAGAAAGATTCACTTAGTTACCATATTAGTGGTACCTTACATTTCTATACTCAACTCCACCATCCGGCAATTGACAGAGTTAGGATTCAAGGTGCGTACGTTTCGTGGAGTAGATGCACTGGTCAATGACTACGATGTTCTATTGATGCTGGTTGAAGACGGGCAACTTAGATATCTTAATCAAGTAATCCGATATTTTGAGTCCACGGCTCATCAAGGCAGGAGCTTTCTCCGGCGGGTGGTGATTGACGATGCCCATATATTGCAGATGAAAGATTTTGTGGTCGATGGAAACCGAAATGTACCCGTCGTATTTTTGACATCATTCCTTCCGCAGGTTTCAGACAATTCGATGCGGACGTTATTTAGTCTCAATCGGTTGGGAAGGGTGTCATCGCAGGAACCACTGTTGCCTCACAAAGaatatattcttttcaagaagccGAATACTGCGTCAATAAATCAAATGATTTTAAACAGAGTTAGGAGTTTGGGATCGGCGCTTGTGCTTGTTCAATCTAATGTAGATGTGTTATACTTGGAGCATGTATTGGATGAGGAGGATGTTCTATGTATAGGTATCTGTGGAGAACCGCAGAGTAGAACAGCAGCATTAAATAAGATGGTGAGGGAGAATATCAAGGTAGTGGTTGCTACGGCACAAGCCATGGTGGGACTTGATGAGTTCGAAGCCAGAACCGTCTTGTTTGCATATTCAATTAAAGACCCGATAGAGTTGCTTGTTGGCAGTCAATTGAGCAGTGGGAAGGTAGAGATGGTGTTGTACAACACTAGTTCGTCTAAGTTTCAACGGGACTTATTGGACAGTTGTGTTAATATAATATTGATGAGACACATGCGGTTAACGGAAGAAAGCTGTTATGATGCTGGTAAGGAGCAGTGTCATTTTTGTGtcaacaagagaagaagattagaagaaattggatga
- a CDS encoding predicted protein, whose product LKILVKFGAREAYQALGNVASGVCIAMLNTKIHEIMYGVDGGKNCMSDIRIFQIGSTWLNAAGLSSILTCRTGGKKCDTTLAREKLEKAVRWADNSMDDYPNSEYWTYGFSNSGTWHFCIKVTRKEMQPSRAGADVFIRSLECPKGFCGKGKYDDFSHEVVSFHLYVI is encoded by the coding sequence CTTAAAATACTAGTCAAATTTGGAGCACGTGAGGCGTACCAGGCGTTAGGGAATGTAGCATCAGGTGTGTGCATAGCTATGTTGAATACGAAGATCCATGAGATAATGTATGGTGTTGATGGCGGCAAAAACTGTATGTCTGACATCAGAATCTTCCAAATAGGGAGTACATGGTTAAATGCTGCCGGTTTATCAAGCATCTTAACATGCCGGACCGGTGGTAAGAAGTGTGATACAACACTCGCTCGCGAGAAGCTTGAGAAAGCAGTGAGATGGGCTGATAACTCAATGGATGATTACCCAAACTCTGAGTATTGGACATATGGCTTCAGCAACTCAGGTACATGGCATTTTTGTATAAAAGTAACTAGAAAAGAAATGCAGCCAAGCAGAGCTGGGGCTGATGTATTCATCAGATCTTTAGAATGTCCAAAAGGATTCTGTGGCAAGGGCAAGTATGACGATTTTTCTCATGAAGTTGTGAGCTTTCATCTCTATGTGATATGA